One region of Natronorubrum aibiense genomic DNA includes:
- a CDS encoding TrkH family potassium uptake protein: protein MTLRVDWRASVALTGTVIKYLALTLLVPLVVAIIYQEEMLVFVATIALTVAIGHALEQFDPEPDLRPREAMLLVALSWFTVALIGAIPYVLAGYGTTSTLAHPVNALFESMSGFTTTGATVMGEISVEQHSHALMMWRQLTQWLGGMGIIVLMIAILPELAVNGSQLIRAEAPGPELQKLTPKIAETARILWLVYFGFTIVLIGLLYGLHLVGLAPNMDFYNAVAHGFTTLPTGGFSPEANSVAAFSAAVQWVIIPFMMVAGTNFALFWYVLRGEPRRFIQNTEFRAYAGAIAVMTALLGALLYSGAAPALGALGGTTEGASESALRHAAFQIVSLLNSTGYATSDFAQWDGTSQVVLLTAMFIGGSAGSTGGGIKIIRWLVVFKVARRELFTAAHPTAVKPIRLGGYVVDEDVIRAVLSFSLLYLLIFAAATVFIVIDSARIGYSLTPLEAISASIATIGNIGPGFGSLGPFGSYLEFPISSKLVMIFLMWIGRLEIIPALVLFTGAFWKR, encoded by the coding sequence ATGACTCTACGCGTTGATTGGCGGGCAAGCGTCGCACTTACTGGCACCGTTATCAAGTATCTTGCACTCACCCTGCTCGTCCCGTTGGTCGTCGCCATCATCTATCAGGAGGAAATGCTCGTCTTCGTAGCGACGATTGCACTCACGGTGGCAATCGGCCACGCCCTCGAGCAGTTCGATCCCGAACCGGACCTCAGACCGCGAGAGGCGATGTTGCTGGTCGCGCTCTCGTGGTTTACCGTCGCGCTCATCGGAGCGATACCGTACGTTCTCGCGGGCTACGGCACGACCTCGACGCTCGCACATCCGGTAAACGCCCTCTTCGAGTCGATGTCCGGGTTCACGACGACTGGTGCGACCGTAATGGGCGAGATCTCGGTCGAACAACACTCACACGCACTCATGATGTGGCGCCAGCTCACCCAGTGGCTCGGCGGCATGGGGATCATCGTCCTGATGATCGCGATTTTGCCGGAACTCGCGGTCAACGGCTCGCAGTTGATCCGTGCCGAGGCACCGGGGCCGGAACTACAGAAACTCACGCCGAAGATCGCAGAGACGGCGCGGATCCTCTGGCTCGTCTACTTCGGCTTCACGATCGTCCTCATCGGACTGCTGTACGGCCTCCACCTCGTGGGGCTGGCGCCGAACATGGACTTCTACAACGCGGTCGCCCACGGCTTTACGACGCTTCCGACCGGCGGGTTCTCGCCTGAGGCGAACAGCGTCGCAGCCTTTTCCGCCGCAGTCCAGTGGGTGATTATCCCGTTCATGATGGTCGCTGGGACCAATTTCGCGCTCTTTTGGTACGTCCTCCGGGGGGAGCCACGACGGTTCATTCAGAACACCGAGTTCCGGGCTTACGCCGGCGCCATCGCCGTGATGACCGCTCTTCTCGGGGCGCTGCTCTACAGCGGTGCCGCACCCGCGCTCGGTGCCCTTGGGGGAACAACCGAAGGCGCTAGCGAGAGCGCGCTCCGGCATGCCGCCTTTCAGATCGTTTCCCTGCTCAATTCGACGGGATATGCGACAAGTGACTTCGCACAGTGGGACGGAACCTCACAGGTCGTTCTCCTCACGGCAATGTTTATCGGCGGCAGCGCCGGGTCGACCGGCGGCGGAATCAAAATTATTCGGTGGCTGGTCGTGTTCAAGGTCGCCCGACGGGAACTGTTTACCGCCGCCCACCCCACGGCCGTCAAGCCGATCCGCCTCGGCGGCTACGTCGTCGACGAGGACGTAATCCGCGCTGTGCTCAGTTTCTCGCTGTTGTACCTGCTCATCTTCGCCGCAGCGACGGTGTTCATCGTGATCGACTCTGCTCGAATCGGCTACTCGCTGACGCCACTCGAGGCGATCAGCGCGAGCATCGCGACGATCGGGAACATTGGCCCGGGATTCGGCTCGCTCGGCCCGTTCGGCAGCTACCTCGAGTTCCCAATCTCGTCGAAACTCGTCATGATCTTCCTCATGTGGATCGGCCGCCTCGAGATCATTCCGGCGCTCGTTCTGTTTACAGGTGCGTTCTGGAAACGGTAG
- a CDS encoding amino acid permease has protein sequence MTGSDEELAKDLGPLAALTIGVGTMIGAGIFVLPGPAVAQLGPLAALAFVIGGGLALLTALSASELGTAMPVSGGAYYYINQGLGPLFGSIAGWGNWMGLAFASSFYMYGFGEYVNQFVSVSGLSLGFITLEPAQIIGLIGAAFFIAVNYVGAKETGRLQNIIVIVLMGILAVFTLFGLFNADLETLRPIDPFGWAPLLPVTGLVFVSFLGFVQITSVAEEIQEPGKNLPRAVIGSVVIVTVMYALILLAVLAAVETDVVANNETAVVDVARMLIGPAGAVALLLGGLLATASSANASILASSRINFAMGRDKLISPSINEIHPRFATPYRAIAITGAFILLFIAFGNLEMLATAGSVLHLIVYSLLNVALIIFREVDPESYDPDFEVPFYPITPILGAILSFALIAFIEPIVILLSMAFVLFGVIWYLGYARSEIESSGVLANYVLERSETLPDAAVSATTSVQPEGGDYRVMVPLANPAHEKHLITLGSAIADQHDGTVVAVNIEQVPDQTSLRAAREQNEHEAAAHLLEQAQTDAETYGVDVETHAVLSHRGIEEVFDAAKRYGVDVCVMGWGPNSQRSSGRVETTMDELAQSLPCDFLVFRDRGFDPSRILLPTAGGPDSDLAAAVARSLRDQYDATVTLLHVAEDRDRGTAFLESWADDHDLSDAKLSVETGDVQTNIAEAATDATLLVIGATEKGLLSRVVRGSLVLDVLEDVDCSVLLAEKRHERSIRERLFGTDSDTETDSETGVTPNPSTPDPETEL, from the coding sequence ATGACGGGAAGCGACGAGGAACTTGCCAAGGACCTCGGCCCTCTCGCCGCACTGACGATCGGCGTGGGGACGATGATCGGGGCCGGCATCTTCGTGTTGCCCGGTCCCGCTGTGGCACAACTGGGTCCGCTCGCGGCGCTGGCGTTCGTCATCGGCGGCGGTCTCGCCTTGCTGACGGCGCTTTCCGCGTCCGAACTCGGGACGGCGATGCCTGTTTCGGGCGGTGCCTACTACTACATCAATCAGGGACTCGGACCGCTGTTTGGCTCCATCGCCGGCTGGGGTAACTGGATGGGGCTCGCATTTGCATCGTCGTTTTATATGTACGGCTTCGGCGAGTACGTCAATCAGTTCGTGAGTGTCTCGGGGCTGTCGCTCGGTTTTATTACCCTCGAGCCAGCCCAGATCATCGGCTTGATCGGGGCTGCCTTTTTCATCGCGGTGAACTACGTCGGGGCGAAAGAGACGGGGCGGCTCCAGAACATCATCGTCATCGTTCTCATGGGGATTCTGGCTGTCTTTACGTTGTTCGGGCTGTTCAACGCCGATCTGGAAACGCTCCGCCCGATCGACCCCTTCGGCTGGGCACCTCTGCTGCCGGTGACGGGACTCGTATTCGTCTCCTTCCTCGGTTTCGTCCAGATCACCTCCGTTGCCGAAGAGATCCAGGAACCGGGGAAGAACCTCCCGCGCGCGGTCATCGGCAGCGTCGTGATCGTCACTGTGATGTACGCGCTGATTCTCCTCGCAGTCCTCGCGGCAGTCGAAACCGACGTGGTTGCCAACAACGAAACCGCCGTCGTCGACGTCGCCCGGATGTTGATCGGCCCCGCGGGCGCTGTGGCATTGCTGCTCGGCGGCCTGCTCGCGACCGCGTCGTCGGCCAATGCATCGATCCTCGCGTCGTCCCGAATCAACTTCGCCATGGGGCGGGACAAGCTCATCTCGCCGTCGATCAACGAGATTCACCCACGTTTTGCGACACCCTACCGGGCGATCGCGATCACGGGTGCGTTTATCCTCCTGTTCATCGCGTTTGGCAACCTCGAGATGCTGGCGACCGCCGGCAGCGTCCTCCATCTCATCGTGTATAGCCTGTTGAACGTCGCGCTGATCATCTTCCGCGAGGTCGACCCCGAGAGTTACGATCCCGACTTCGAGGTGCCGTTCTACCCCATCACGCCGATTCTGGGTGCGATCCTTTCTTTCGCGCTGATCGCGTTCATCGAACCGATCGTCATCCTGCTCTCGATGGCCTTCGTGCTCTTCGGCGTCATCTGGTATCTCGGCTACGCCCGCTCGGAGATCGAATCTTCGGGCGTGCTGGCGAACTACGTCCTCGAGCGATCCGAAACGCTGCCCGACGCGGCGGTGTCGGCGACGACGTCCGTCCAGCCTGAGGGCGGCGACTACCGGGTGATGGTGCCGCTCGCGAATCCTGCCCACGAAAAACACCTAATCACGCTCGGCTCGGCCATCGCCGATCAACACGACGGAACGGTCGTCGCCGTCAACATCGAACAGGTGCCCGACCAGACCTCACTCCGGGCCGCTCGAGAGCAGAACGAACACGAGGCGGCCGCCCATCTCTTAGAGCAGGCACAGACCGACGCCGAAACGTACGGCGTCGACGTGGAGACGCACGCGGTGCTCTCTCACCGGGGAATCGAAGAGGTGTTCGACGCCGCGAAGCGATACGGCGTCGACGTCTGTGTCATGGGCTGGGGGCCGAACTCCCAGCGGTCGTCGGGACGCGTCGAAACGACGATGGACGAACTCGCCCAATCGCTGCCGTGTGACTTCCTGGTGTTTCGCGATCGCGGCTTCGATCCGTCTCGCATTCTGCTCCCGACTGCGGGTGGGCCCGATTCCGACCTCGCTGCCGCCGTCGCTCGCTCCCTGCGCGACCAGTACGACGCGACCGTGACGTTGCTACACGTCGCCGAGGACCGCGACCGCGGAACGGCGTTTCTCGAGTCGTGGGCCGACGACCACGACCTGTCGGATGCAAAACTCAGCGTCGAAACGGGCGACGTCCAGACCAACATCGCCGAGGCAGCTACGGACGCGACGTTGCTGGTCATCGGTGCGACGGAGAAAGGTCTCCTTTCGCGGGTCGTCCGCGGATCGCTCGTACTCGACGTCTTGGAGGACGTCGACTGTTCGGTGCTGCTCGCCGAAAAGCGACACGAGCGGAGCATCCGCGAACGACTCTTCGGCACGGACAGTGATACTGAAACCGACAGTGAGACTGGCGTAACGCCGAACCCGTCGACACCCGACCCCGAAACAGAGCTGTAG
- the trkA gene encoding Trk system potassium transporter TrkA, protein MYVLIVGAGEVGRSIAANLERSHDVAVVERDPELAEEITYSYDVLSVQGDGTELETLREAGLEKADLVVASTDSDETNIVICGTAKTASDAFTIARVRRRTLLNTWEGSEDAFGVDFMVCTDLLVAQTVFRISGFPRAQDVEMFAGGLVRMAEFDIGPESPLIDKRVADADQYDSMTFAGVFRNDEMIVASGETVFQPGDRIVVIGSPSSVKEFAMATVCDTTSSTDDVVIVGGSEIGFQTAREFEAHGFEPRLIERDHDRAREIAEALPNTFVMESDATDTEFLLREHIDEADIVVAALDNDEKNLLVSLLAGRAGVDRTVAIIENTEYTDLFETVGIDVAINPREETAEEIVRFTRTDQTEKIAMLEHDRAEVIEVELGHESALTGRKIEDSMRDLPDCVVIGAISRQGELITPRGTTVPKPGDHVVLFVDATVLDDVSSML, encoded by the coding sequence ATGTATGTACTAATCGTCGGCGCGGGCGAAGTCGGCCGATCGATCGCGGCGAACCTCGAGCGATCACACGATGTCGCCGTCGTCGAGCGCGATCCGGAACTCGCCGAGGAGATCACCTACTCGTACGACGTGCTCTCGGTACAGGGCGACGGCACGGAACTCGAGACGCTTCGCGAGGCAGGCCTCGAGAAGGCAGATCTGGTTGTTGCATCGACCGATAGCGACGAGACGAACATCGTCATCTGTGGCACGGCGAAAACCGCGAGCGACGCGTTCACAATCGCGCGCGTCCGTCGGCGCACGCTGTTGAACACGTGGGAGGGCTCCGAGGACGCCTTCGGCGTGGACTTTATGGTCTGTACCGATCTGCTGGTCGCCCAGACGGTGTTCCGGATCTCCGGGTTTCCGCGAGCACAGGACGTCGAGATGTTCGCCGGCGGCCTCGTCAGGATGGCCGAGTTCGATATCGGGCCGGAGAGTCCACTGATCGACAAGCGTGTCGCTGACGCCGACCAGTACGATTCGATGACGTTCGCCGGTGTCTTCCGGAACGACGAGATGATCGTCGCCAGCGGCGAGACCGTCTTTCAGCCCGGCGATCGAATCGTCGTCATCGGCAGTCCGAGTTCGGTCAAGGAGTTCGCAATGGCGACCGTCTGCGATACGACCTCGAGTACGGACGACGTGGTCATCGTCGGCGGCAGCGAGATCGGCTTCCAGACCGCCCGGGAGTTCGAAGCCCACGGCTTCGAGCCGCGACTCATCGAACGCGACCACGACCGCGCTCGCGAGATTGCCGAGGCGCTTCCCAACACGTTCGTCATGGAAAGCGACGCGACCGACACGGAGTTCCTCTTGCGCGAACACATCGACGAGGCCGACATCGTCGTCGCTGCTCTCGACAACGACGAAAAGAACCTCCTCGTCTCCCTGCTCGCCGGCCGAGCCGGCGTCGACCGCACGGTCGCAATCATCGAGAACACGGAGTATACAGACCTCTTCGAGACGGTCGGGATCGACGTCGCGATCAACCCGCGCGAGGAGACGGCCGAGGAGATCGTCCGCTTTACTCGGACGGATCAGACCGAGAAAATCGCGATGTTAGAACACGACCGCGCCGAGGTCATCGAGGTCGAGCTGGGCCACGAGAGCGCCCTGACGGGGCGCAAGATCGAGGACTCGATGCGAGACCTGCCCGACTGTGTCGTCATCGGAGCCATCTCCCGACAGGGCGAACTCATTACGCCCCGCGGGACGACGGTGCCGAAACCCGGCGACCACGTCGTGTTGTTCGTCGATGCGACTGTCCTCGATGACGTCTCGAGCATGCTCTGA
- a CDS encoding NOP5/NOP56 family protein: protein MTDNTAADDGWFAGVDADDLESATTAIREGSADEPRDWPTLAVESDFAADEDEYYDALRAATTDATRRAVTEREAADDRQLVHAVRAMDDCTRTANELAERLAEWAGTVDPDAGTGVDYARDLVARGDLEPGQEPLVSLAERVASLADEADALQTYVERQTPVVAPNLAALAGPVLAARLISLAGGLESLAKKPSGTVQVLGAEDALFAHLRGHAPSPKHGIIYTHDAVRGTHPDERGSAARAVAGKLAIAARVDHYSGERKPDLEAELEERIATIHARTDDNGGDDDE, encoded by the coding sequence ATGACAGACAACACCGCCGCGGACGACGGCTGGTTCGCGGGTGTCGACGCCGACGACCTCGAGTCGGCCACGACGGCGATCCGAGAGGGATCGGCCGACGAGCCGCGAGACTGGCCGACGCTCGCGGTCGAGTCGGATTTCGCCGCCGACGAGGACGAGTACTACGACGCGCTTCGTGCGGCGACCACCGACGCGACCCGACGAGCGGTAACCGAACGCGAGGCGGCCGACGACCGCCAGCTCGTCCACGCGGTGCGGGCGATGGACGACTGTACGCGGACGGCAAACGAACTCGCCGAACGCCTCGCCGAGTGGGCCGGCACCGTCGACCCCGACGCCGGGACGGGCGTCGACTACGCCCGTGACCTCGTGGCCCGAGGCGACCTCGAGCCCGGGCAGGAACCGCTCGTCTCGCTCGCCGAACGCGTCGCGTCGCTTGCAGACGAGGCCGACGCCCTGCAGACGTACGTCGAGCGACAGACGCCGGTCGTCGCGCCGAACCTCGCGGCGCTCGCCGGTCCCGTGCTCGCGGCGCGGCTGATCTCGCTCGCCGGCGGACTCGAGTCGCTGGCGAAGAAACCGAGCGGCACGGTGCAGGTCCTCGGAGCCGAGGACGCCCTCTTCGCCCACCTGCGCGGACACGCCCCCTCGCCCAAACACGGGATCATCTACACCCACGATGCGGTTCGGGGCACCCACCCCGACGAACGGGGCTCGGCCGCACGCGCGGTGGCCGGCAAACTCGCCATCGCCGCCCGCGTCGACCACTACTCGGGCGAGCGAAAGCCCGACCTCGAGGCGGAACTCGAGGAGCGAATCGCGACGATTCACGCCCGAACCGACGACAACGGCGGTGATGACGATGAGTGA
- a CDS encoding fibrillarin-like rRNA/tRNA 2'-O-methyltransferase encodes MSDVLPDGVERRQFDGTERLATRGEPVYGEPIDGEWRAWNPNRSKLGAMFDLEMDTGLEGGETVLYLGAASGTTVSHVADFAGPTYAVEFAPRPARDLLEAAETRPRLFPLLKDARKPETYAHVVESDVDVIVQDVATRGQARVALENAQFLADDGRLLLAVKARSEDVTRDPAAVFEDVQAALEDGYEILETQRLEAYHTDHLGIVARPR; translated from the coding sequence ATGAGTGATGTGCTTCCTGACGGCGTCGAGCGCCGCCAGTTCGACGGCACCGAGCGACTCGCGACCCGTGGCGAACCAGTCTACGGCGAGCCGATCGACGGCGAGTGGCGCGCGTGGAACCCGAACCGGTCCAAACTGGGCGCGATGTTCGACCTCGAGATGGACACCGGCCTCGAGGGCGGCGAGACGGTGCTCTATCTCGGCGCGGCCAGCGGCACGACAGTGAGCCACGTCGCCGACTTCGCCGGCCCGACGTATGCTGTCGAGTTCGCGCCACGGCCAGCCCGAGACCTCCTCGAAGCCGCCGAGACCCGCCCGCGGCTGTTCCCGCTACTCAAAGACGCCCGGAAACCGGAGACCTACGCACACGTCGTCGAGTCGGACGTCGACGTCATCGTTCAGGACGTCGCCACGCGCGGGCAGGCCCGCGTCGCCCTCGAGAACGCGCAGTTTCTCGCCGACGACGGGCGACTCCTGTTGGCTGTGAAGGCCAGAAGCGAAGACGTCACGCGCGATCCGGCGGCCGTCTTCGAAGACGTGCAGGCAGCACTTGAGGACGGCTACGAAATCCTCGAGACGCAGCGACTCGAGGCCTACCACACGGACCACCTCGGCATCGTCGCTCGACCGCGATAA
- a CDS encoding fatty acid--CoA ligase — protein MSAHPTIGDTLEQTVDRYPDRDAIIYPRKDQRWTYAEFDERVNRLANALLEVGIEKGDRVATVLHNGSEMALTVYACAKIGAVFTPLNFRLPAGEIEYIVSDADAKLVLFESATQEAVEGARPALTVDDYVFIDDDREECPDDAHGFYTLLESASADRPDGRVEEDDVYAFIYTSGTTGRPKGVVHEHRDMVEHNLLCIAEMDLTRDDVGLSMMPLYHCAELHCNLFPRVHRGAATVIHHEFEPAAALEAIDDYDLTILFAAPTAWNALSMTTAETDVDVSSLRLGLYGAAPMPEQVLENCREQLCEDYVQAYGMTEIGPAGVFQSPDDQLPKQGSAGLPALNHRLRIVEPDEDPDQEVDAGEVGEILISSPCVMREYWNRPEATERSLREADGTTWYYTGDLGYRDDDGYLYVVDRKDDMIVSGGENIYPTEVEDVLFTHEAVAEAAVVGEPDDEWGERVVAYVVGDDVSADELDAFALESDQLAYFKRPRAYYFVDDLPKNPSGKIQKFKLREDEAAIDPDAEPITS, from the coding sequence ATGTCAGCACACCCCACAATCGGCGATACGCTCGAGCAGACGGTCGATCGCTACCCCGACCGTGATGCGATCATCTACCCGCGCAAGGACCAGCGCTGGACCTACGCCGAGTTCGACGAGCGCGTCAACCGACTGGCCAACGCGTTGCTCGAGGTCGGCATCGAAAAAGGCGACCGGGTCGCCACCGTCTTGCACAACGGCTCGGAGATGGCGCTGACCGTCTACGCCTGTGCGAAGATCGGCGCCGTCTTCACGCCGCTGAACTTCCGGCTGCCGGCGGGTGAGATCGAATACATCGTCTCCGATGCCGACGCCAAATTGGTCCTGTTCGAATCCGCGACGCAAGAGGCGGTCGAGGGCGCGCGGCCGGCCCTCACAGTCGACGATTACGTCTTTATCGACGACGACCGCGAGGAGTGTCCCGACGACGCCCACGGGTTCTACACGCTCCTCGAGTCGGCGTCGGCCGACCGACCCGACGGTCGCGTCGAGGAAGACGACGTGTACGCCTTCATTTACACCTCGGGGACGACGGGCCGGCCGAAGGGCGTCGTCCACGAGCACCGCGACATGGTCGAGCACAATCTCCTGTGTATCGCGGAGATGGACCTCACCCGCGACGACGTGGGACTGTCGATGATGCCGCTGTATCACTGCGCGGAGCTTCACTGCAACCTGTTCCCGCGGGTTCACCGCGGCGCGGCAACCGTCATCCACCACGAGTTCGAGCCGGCGGCCGCGCTCGAGGCGATCGACGACTACGACTTGACGATTCTCTTTGCCGCGCCGACGGCCTGGAACGCCCTCTCGATGACCACCGCGGAGACGGACGTCGACGTCTCGTCGCTTCGACTTGGCCTCTACGGCGCGGCTCCGATGCCCGAGCAGGTCCTCGAGAACTGCCGGGAACAGCTCTGTGAAGACTATGTACAGGCCTACGGGATGACCGAGATCGGCCCCGCTGGCGTCTTCCAGTCGCCGGACGACCAGCTGCCAAAGCAGGGATCGGCCGGCCTGCCCGCGCTCAACCACCGGCTGCGGATCGTCGAACCCGACGAAGACCCGGATCAGGAGGTCGATGCGGGTGAAGTCGGCGAGATCCTCATCTCGAGTCCGTGCGTGATGCGCGAGTACTGGAACCGCCCGGAGGCAACCGAGAGATCGCTGCGCGAGGCCGACGGGACGACGTGGTACTACACCGGCGATCTGGGCTATCGCGACGACGACGGCTACCTCTACGTCGTCGACCGAAAAGACGACATGATCGTCTCCGGCGGCGAGAACATCTACCCGACCGAAGTCGAAGACGTCCTGTTCACCCACGAGGCAGTCGCGGAAGCGGCTGTCGTCGGCGAACCGGACGACGAGTGGGGCGAGCGGGTCGTCGCGTACGTCGTCGGTGACGACGTCTCCGCTGACGAACTCGACGCGTTCGCCCTCGAGAGCGACCAACTCGCCTATTTCAAGCGCCCGCGAGCGTACTATTTCGTCGACGACCTCCCAAAGAATCCTAGCGGGAAGATCCAGAAGTTCAAGCTCCGCGAGGACGAGGCGGCCATCGACCCCGACGCCGAGCCGATCACGTCCTGA
- the hcp gene encoding hydroxylamine reductase produces MNCNQCEQTPKGGCTTVGVCGKEPDLNGLQELVIYGLKGISAYATHARDMGYRDADVDGFVHEALYSTLTNVNFSMDDHVDLAMRAGDAAVDVMELLDEAHTQELGVPEPAEVPQNNVEGKSILITGHDLYGLKRLLEQLEDEDEQINVYTHSEMLPAHGYPELAKFDSLKGNVGGAWHDQRILFADFPGAIVGTTNCVQPPREEYRDRFFTTGLAGLEDVESIDGYDFEPVIETAKSLPEADWEQDGTVTTGYHHEPVLDQLDEIVDAVESGKLRRFFVVAGCDGPTPGRNYYRELVSMIPDDCVVLTTSCGKFRFNDLEMGTVPGTDIPRYIDLGQCNNSISTVEIAAELADAFDCGVNDLPLSVVLSWFEQKAIAVLLGLLSLGVEDIRLGPTVPDFLTPEIVELLNAEFGLQPIGDPEADLREMLGEPLPAASAEARPADD; encoded by the coding sequence ATGAACTGCAATCAGTGTGAGCAGACCCCCAAGGGCGGCTGTACGACCGTTGGCGTCTGCGGAAAGGAGCCCGATCTCAACGGCCTGCAGGAACTGGTCATATACGGGCTCAAAGGAATCTCCGCGTACGCGACCCACGCTCGAGACATGGGCTATCGCGACGCTGACGTCGACGGCTTCGTCCACGAGGCGCTGTACTCGACGCTGACGAACGTCAACTTCAGCATGGACGACCACGTCGACCTCGCGATGCGCGCCGGCGACGCCGCCGTCGACGTGATGGAACTGCTAGACGAGGCCCACACGCAGGAACTCGGCGTCCCCGAACCCGCCGAGGTCCCACAGAACAACGTCGAGGGGAAGTCGATCCTGATTACGGGTCACGACCTGTACGGACTCAAACGGCTGCTAGAACAACTCGAGGACGAAGACGAACAGATCAACGTCTACACGCATTCGGAGATGCTGCCCGCCCACGGCTACCCCGAACTCGCGAAATTCGACAGCCTGAAAGGTAACGTCGGCGGAGCGTGGCACGACCAGCGCATCCTCTTTGCGGACTTCCCCGGCGCGATCGTCGGCACGACGAACTGCGTCCAGCCACCGCGAGAGGAGTACCGCGATCGGTTCTTTACGACCGGCCTCGCCGGCCTCGAGGACGTCGAGTCGATCGACGGCTACGACTTCGAGCCGGTGATCGAGACAGCGAAATCCCTACCCGAGGCTGACTGGGAACAGGACGGCACCGTGACGACGGGCTACCACCACGAACCGGTGCTCGACCAGCTCGACGAGATCGTCGACGCCGTCGAATCCGGAAAACTGCGCCGGTTCTTCGTCGTCGCCGGCTGTGATGGTCCAACTCCGGGGCGGAACTACTACCGCGAACTCGTGTCGATGATCCCCGACGACTGCGTCGTCCTCACCACATCCTGTGGCAAGTTCCGGTTCAACGACCTCGAGATGGGAACCGTCCCCGGCACCGACATTCCGCGCTACATCGACCTCGGGCAGTGTAACAACTCGATTTCGACGGTCGAGATCGCGGCCGAACTCGCCGACGCGTTCGACTGTGGCGTCAACGACCTGCCGTTGTCAGTCGTCCTTTCGTGGTTCGAGCAGAAGGCGATCGCCGTCTTACTTGGCCTGCTCAGTCTCGGCGTCGAGGACATTCGGCTCGGCCCGACGGTACCCGACTTCCTCACGCCCGAGATCGTCGAGTTGCTCAACGCCGAGTTCGGCCTCCAGCCGATCGGCGACCCCGAAGCCGACCTCCGGGAGATGCTCGGCGAGCCCCTGCCCGCAGCCTCGGCGGAAGCGCGACCGGCCGACGACTGA
- a CDS encoding glutamate--cysteine ligase — MERGSRESFTRMGTLGIEEECFVVDDDGRPTSGTDDLVYEHDPPELLEGKLDHELFKFVIETQTPLIEDPTDAREALLEIRRALVDHATAHGYQIAAAGLHPLAKWRELEHAEKPRYRSQLDRIQYPQHRNTTAGVHIHVGVDDADKAVWIANELRWYVPIMLALSANSPYWNGFDTGLQSARAKIFEGLPNTGMPTYFEDYDAFDRFERRMLETDAIEDRGELWYDVRPHTAHGTVELRTPDGQADPDVVLAFVEYAHALVDALAEDYDDGASGYGPIHRRELLDENKWRAIRHGHDVSFIDREMEGTIDLGELVDRECERLGIDGIKRVYERESGATRQRRLLEEDGPDALCESLLLGTE, encoded by the coding sequence ATGGAACGCGGGTCCCGGGAATCGTTTACGCGCATGGGCACACTGGGGATCGAAGAGGAGTGTTTCGTCGTCGACGACGACGGTCGTCCGACGAGTGGCACCGACGACCTCGTCTACGAACACGACCCACCGGAACTCCTCGAGGGGAAACTCGATCACGAACTGTTCAAGTTCGTCATCGAGACCCAGACGCCGCTGATCGAGGACCCGACCGACGCCCGCGAAGCGTTACTCGAAATTCGCCGGGCGCTCGTCGATCACGCCACCGCACACGGCTACCAGATCGCCGCCGCCGGCCTGCATCCGCTGGCGAAGTGGCGCGAACTCGAGCACGCCGAAAAGCCCCGCTATCGGTCACAACTCGATCGCATCCAGTATCCACAACACCGGAACACGACCGCTGGCGTCCACATCCACGTCGGCGTCGACGACGCCGACAAGGCGGTCTGGATCGCCAACGAACTGCGGTGGTACGTCCCGATCATGCTCGCGCTGTCGGCGAACTCGCCGTACTGGAACGGGTTCGACACCGGACTCCAGTCCGCACGCGCGAAGATCTTCGAGGGGCTGCCGAACACGGGGATGCCAACCTACTTCGAGGACTACGACGCGTTCGACCGGTTCGAGCGCCGGATGCTCGAGACCGACGCGATCGAAGATCGGGGCGAACTCTGGTACGACGTCCGGCCGCACACGGCCCACGGCACCGTCGAACTGCGGACGCCGGACGGGCAGGCAGACCCCGACGTCGTCCTCGCATTCGTCGAGTACGCCCACGCGCTGGTCGACGCGCTCGCTGAGGACTACGACGACGGCGCGTCGGGCTACGGCCCGATCCACCGCCGCGAACTCCTCGACGAGAACAAGTGGCGAGCGATCCGCCACGGCCACGACGTCAGCTTCATCGACCGAGAGATGGAGGGCACGATCGACCTCGGCGAACTCGTCGATCGAGAGTGTGAACGGCTGGGAATCGACGGCATCAAACGCGTCTACGAGCGCGAAAGCGGGGCGACTCGCCAGCGCCGACTGCTCGAGGAAGACGGCCCCGACGCGCTCTGTGAGTCGCTGCTGCTCGGTACTGAATAA